One window from the genome of Microbulbifer pacificus encodes:
- a CDS encoding alpha-amylase family glycosyl hydrolase — MTQVSANEFHTCQSFANGDGNGAPRFKIDRYGDWAENYPSADFSVSANTNYEITFFSDSHSISVSEVASCDDSGGYTANFPSLYFRGTPNAWGTTALQLVADNTWELTIDFDGQADQRYKLDLYGDWSQNYGDDGGDGLLDIGGGDIYTSVSGSYLLRVNDSDFTYELVGGGGSGSGGSSSGGSSSGGSGSGGDSWYFRGTANGWAATEMTSSDGSHFCTEQSFASGDAGGGPRFKIDHFADWTESYPTGDYAVNANTDYAICFDATTQAITATALGGSSSGGSSSSSSGGSSSGSGSDFRAETIYFVLTARFYDGDPGNNYYNRDRIMPGDPQWRGDFKGLIQQLDYIKDLGFSAIWITPPVENRSGLDYHGYHAYDWTKVDPRLESPDATYQDFINAAHAKGIKVIQDVVVNHSSQYGIRNQVWIDHLPIKYYVPQGSSQGMISNDPYFGHLGDYQSAFRDDNDNPVAPQWFRDRHNADPDGTVPLVDPNTGVTVPLAGYDPNRFFGIDAQNLDPAWYHQDGFMSGGDWENPTALQSKHMAGDTIDLATGNQNVKDYLNSAIEQYLDMGVDAIRVDTVKHVERDELLSYVHDWQAHKPGLFVFGEALVKGLGFGSELGNDNASAVIRPWWYTRTGSDPGNPQGDSDFAMIDFPLFSTFRDNVTRGSFGGIKGALDMDWTYADPTELVTFFQNHDVGPDNDFKYRFGGAESDAAMTYNLLWTIRGIPTLYYGEEIMFQAGLPQDIQSSNDTIDQTGRAYYGPHLDNLAVTQNHNLYKHIQRLNQIRHAIPALQKGQMEKVNEWGAGMSFVRNYSAGNSYAVVGLAAGGDQGISVSGIPNGTYTDAVTGAQIQVSNGSISFTVKAHSAGVYVLNGPGKIGSDGVYLR, encoded by the coding sequence ATGACACAAGTCAGCGCCAACGAATTCCACACCTGCCAGAGTTTTGCCAACGGTGACGGCAATGGCGCACCCCGCTTCAAGATCGACCGCTATGGCGACTGGGCAGAAAACTACCCCTCTGCCGACTTCAGCGTAAGCGCAAACACCAATTACGAGATCACTTTTTTCAGCGACAGTCACAGTATTTCCGTCAGCGAAGTGGCCAGTTGCGATGACTCAGGCGGCTACACCGCCAATTTCCCCTCGCTCTATTTCCGCGGCACCCCCAACGCCTGGGGCACCACAGCCCTGCAACTGGTAGCGGACAACACCTGGGAGTTGACGATCGATTTCGACGGCCAGGCGGACCAGCGCTACAAACTCGATCTGTACGGCGACTGGAGCCAGAACTATGGCGACGACGGCGGCGATGGCCTGCTCGACATCGGCGGCGGTGATATCTATACCAGCGTTTCCGGCAGCTATCTGTTGCGGGTCAACGACAGCGACTTTACCTATGAACTGGTGGGTGGCGGTGGAAGCGGTAGTGGGGGAAGCAGTAGCGGCGGGAGCAGCAGCGGTGGCAGTGGCAGTGGCGGCGACAGCTGGTATTTCCGCGGCACCGCAAATGGCTGGGCGGCCACTGAAATGACCAGCAGCGACGGCAGTCACTTCTGCACCGAACAGAGCTTCGCCAGTGGCGATGCCGGCGGCGGGCCGCGCTTCAAGATCGACCACTTTGCCGACTGGACGGAAAGCTACCCCACGGGGGACTACGCGGTAAATGCCAACACGGATTACGCAATCTGCTTTGACGCCACCACACAGGCCATCACCGCCACGGCGCTCGGCGGCTCCTCCTCCGGAGGTTCATCCAGCAGTTCGTCCGGCGGCTCGTCGTCGGGCAGCGGCAGTGATTTCCGTGCGGAAACCATTTACTTCGTACTGACCGCGCGCTTCTACGACGGCGACCCCGGCAACAATTACTACAACCGCGACCGCATTATGCCCGGTGACCCGCAGTGGCGCGGCGACTTTAAGGGCCTGATCCAGCAGCTGGATTACATCAAAGACCTGGGCTTTAGCGCCATCTGGATCACCCCACCGGTGGAAAACCGCAGCGGTCTCGACTACCACGGCTACCACGCCTACGACTGGACCAAGGTTGACCCGCGTCTGGAATCCCCGGATGCCACCTATCAGGATTTCATCAACGCCGCCCACGCAAAAGGTATCAAAGTCATTCAGGACGTGGTGGTGAACCACTCCAGCCAGTACGGCATTCGCAACCAGGTGTGGATCGACCACCTGCCAATCAAGTACTACGTCCCCCAGGGCAGCAGCCAGGGCATGATCAGTAACGACCCCTACTTCGGCCATCTCGGCGACTACCAAAGCGCCTTCCGCGACGACAACGACAACCCGGTAGCGCCGCAGTGGTTCCGCGACCGCCACAACGCTGACCCGGATGGCACAGTGCCGCTCGTCGACCCGAACACCGGTGTCACCGTGCCGCTGGCGGGCTACGACCCCAACCGCTTCTTCGGCATCGATGCGCAAAACCTGGACCCGGCCTGGTATCACCAGGACGGCTTTATGTCCGGCGGCGACTGGGAAAACCCCACCGCCCTGCAGAGCAAACATATGGCCGGCGACACCATCGATCTCGCCACCGGCAACCAGAACGTGAAGGACTATCTGAACAGCGCCATCGAGCAGTATCTGGATATGGGCGTAGACGCCATCCGTGTGGATACGGTCAAACACGTGGAGCGCGATGAACTGCTGAGCTATGTGCACGACTGGCAGGCGCACAAGCCGGGGCTGTTCGTTTTCGGTGAGGCACTGGTGAAAGGTCTGGGCTTTGGCTCGGAACTGGGCAACGACAACGCTTCCGCGGTGATTCGTCCCTGGTGGTACACCCGCACCGGCAGTGACCCGGGAAATCCGCAGGGAGATTCCGATTTCGCAATGATCGACTTCCCGCTGTTCTCTACCTTCCGCGACAACGTCACCCGCGGCAGCTTCGGCGGTATCAAGGGCGCGCTGGATATGGACTGGACCTACGCCGACCCGACAGAACTGGTGACATTCTTTCAGAACCACGACGTGGGCCCGGATAACGACTTTAAATACCGCTTCGGCGGTGCCGAGTCGGATGCGGCCATGACCTACAACCTGCTGTGGACCATTCGCGGTATACCCACCCTCTACTACGGAGAGGAAATCATGTTCCAGGCGGGGCTACCGCAGGATATCCAGTCGTCCAACGATACCATCGACCAGACCGGGCGCGCCTACTACGGCCCGCACCTGGACAACCTGGCGGTCACCCAGAACCACAATCTGTACAAGCATATCCAGCGCCTGAACCAGATCCGACACGCCATTCCCGCATTGCAGAAAGGCCAGATGGAAAAGGTTAACGAGTGGGGCGCGGGCATGAGTTTTGTGCGCAATTACAGTGCCGGCAACTCTTATGCGGTGGTTGGTCTGGCGGCCGGTGGCGACCAGGGCATCAGCGTGTCAGGTATTCCCAATGGCACCTACACCGATGCGGTGACCGGTGCGCAGATCCAGGTGAGTAACGGCAGCATCAGCTTTACCGTCAAAGCCCACTCCGCCGGCGTCTATGTACTGAACGGCCCCGGCAAGATCGGCAGCGACGGCGTCTATTTGCGTTAA